In Brevibacillus brevis NBRC 100599, a single genomic region encodes these proteins:
- a CDS encoding ABC transporter permease, translating into MTSYFLKRVFYMALTLFGASILIFFLYALTPGDFVDTSLKLTAERKLELKAMYGLDKPVVERYFIWMKNALQGDFGYSLQYQQPVMSLLNDYIWNSFLLAITSTFFTWLIAISIGVLSAARQHSWFDALVTIGVFAAMSLPVFFVGLLFIKLFAVDAKLFPAGGMMMIGSKETGLTYAWDVVQHMFLPVTVLTLLSVGTLTRYFRTNMLEVIQQDFVRTARAKGLKEKVVLHKHALRNALLPAITLLGFELPALFGGAIITEKIFNWPGVGQLYMQAFSVRDYPLLMGFTMFLAILTVIGNLSADLLYRVADPRVRLK; encoded by the coding sequence ATGACGTCCTACTTCCTGAAAAGGGTCTTTTACATGGCATTGACGCTCTTCGGCGCATCCATTTTAATTTTTTTCCTGTATGCCCTAACGCCCGGTGATTTCGTCGATACGAGTCTCAAGCTGACAGCCGAACGAAAGCTGGAGCTAAAAGCGATGTACGGGCTGGATAAGCCTGTCGTCGAACGGTATTTCATCTGGATGAAAAACGCCCTCCAAGGCGATTTTGGTTATTCTCTGCAATACCAACAGCCGGTGATGTCGCTGCTAAACGATTACATCTGGAATTCGTTTTTGCTGGCGATTACCTCCACCTTTTTTACATGGCTGATCGCGATCTCAATCGGAGTTCTGTCTGCTGCAAGGCAGCATTCCTGGTTCGATGCGCTCGTGACGATCGGTGTTTTTGCTGCGATGTCGCTGCCTGTCTTTTTCGTTGGGCTGCTGTTTATCAAGTTGTTTGCCGTCGATGCCAAGCTGTTTCCCGCAGGGGGCATGATGATGATCGGCAGCAAGGAAACAGGGCTCACCTATGCGTGGGACGTGGTTCAGCATATGTTTTTGCCTGTGACGGTGCTAACTTTGCTGAGCGTGGGGACGCTGACCCGCTATTTCCGCACGAACATGCTGGAGGTCATTCAACAAGACTTCGTGCGCACGGCCCGGGCAAAAGGCCTGAAGGAAAAAGTCGTCCTGCACAAGCACGCGCTGCGCAATGCGCTTCTGCCTGCCATTACACTGTTAGGCTTTGAGCTGCCAGCTCTGTTTGGTGGGGCGATCATCACGGAAAAAATCTTTAACTGGCCCGGTGTCGGACAGTTGTACATGCAGGCGTTTTCTGTACGGGACTACCCGCTCTTGATGGGCTTTACGATGTTCCTGGCGATTCTCACCGTCATCGGAAACTTATCTGCTGATTTGCTGTACAGAGTGGCCGACCCACGGGTTCGGTTGAAATAG
- a CDS encoding ABC transporter substrate-binding protein — protein MRKRLSQIISTLLLGTLLVTGCSSEGSAPATSTQTATPSADATAPAASKVQDIKDGINLATDLSKLPEAAAKRTDTFIAGLTEPGGVFNPFFYHNGYDGNVTSAIFESLVDVDATGKPVPKLAEKWDVSPDQLTYTFHLRPNLKFSDGSPLTAEDVAFTLTILHDKTYDGETDIFVASIKGGREYKERKANTIEGIKVIDPQKIQITTEKVNAKSLVLLGGQVLSKAYYGKEYKPGNLEYLRTLHGKPLGAGPYKLEAYIPGQEVRYLANEHYYKGKPQVEHFIYKTTEGDALQFIQTGEMDYNSFTVNSDNIEQLQELGYVNINLYTSSAYSYIKFNHSKPFFKDKRVRQAFIYGLDRQKILDLTYQGYAQVANVPISPVSWAYTEDVNPYAYNPEKAKQLLDEAGWKPGADGIREKDGQKLIVHYYTTKGKLGEVLIPIAKENYKELGIQFEAEMMDYNAVLARTEKGDHDLASFSTTMLIDPDDGVDAFSTKKGKSGFTGTNGYSNAKVDELLEAGLSTLDIEKRKAIYKDLYKELSDDPPYILLGYRKILSAHNGKIKGLEPNPFTGISTSLPGIKIE, from the coding sequence ATGAGAAAAAGGCTTTCGCAAATCATTTCAACTTTACTGCTAGGAACGCTCCTGGTCACAGGGTGCAGCTCAGAAGGCAGCGCGCCAGCTACCTCGACACAAACGGCAACTCCGTCGGCAGATGCAACAGCACCTGCTGCCAGCAAGGTGCAAGACATAAAAGACGGCATCAATTTGGCTACGGATTTATCCAAGCTACCGGAAGCCGCAGCCAAAAGGACCGATACATTCATTGCGGGGCTGACAGAGCCGGGCGGCGTGTTTAACCCGTTTTTTTACCACAACGGCTACGATGGCAACGTCACCTCAGCGATTTTCGAATCACTGGTCGATGTCGATGCGACAGGAAAGCCAGTACCCAAGCTCGCGGAAAAATGGGATGTATCACCTGACCAGCTTACGTATACGTTCCACCTGAGACCGAATCTGAAATTCAGCGATGGTTCACCGCTGACGGCAGAGGATGTAGCCTTTACACTGACGATTCTGCATGACAAAACGTACGACGGCGAAACGGACATTTTCGTAGCAAGTATCAAGGGTGGTCGTGAATACAAGGAAAGAAAAGCGAACACGATCGAAGGGATCAAGGTGATTGATCCACAGAAGATCCAGATCACGACGGAAAAAGTGAACGCCAAGTCTCTTGTCCTGTTAGGCGGGCAGGTGCTCTCCAAAGCGTACTACGGCAAGGAGTACAAACCAGGCAATTTGGAGTATCTCCGCACCTTACACGGCAAGCCATTAGGAGCTGGACCTTATAAATTGGAAGCGTACATTCCTGGTCAAGAAGTCCGCTATCTCGCAAACGAGCACTATTACAAGGGCAAGCCGCAGGTTGAGCACTTTATCTACAAGACGACAGAGGGCGACGCTCTACAGTTTATCCAGACAGGGGAAATGGATTACAACTCCTTTACCGTCAACTCGGATAACATCGAGCAGCTGCAAGAGCTGGGATATGTGAATATCAATCTGTACACATCCAGCGCTTATTCGTACATCAAGTTCAATCATTCCAAGCCATTTTTCAAAGACAAGCGCGTCCGCCAAGCCTTCATTTACGGACTGGATCGCCAAAAGATTCTGGATCTGACCTACCAAGGATACGCGCAAGTCGCCAATGTACCGATCAGCCCTGTTTCCTGGGCCTATACGGAGGATGTCAATCCGTACGCCTACAATCCGGAAAAGGCGAAGCAGCTCCTGGATGAAGCGGGCTGGAAGCCTGGCGCGGATGGAATCCGTGAAAAAGACGGACAAAAGCTGATCGTGCATTACTACACGACAAAAGGAAAGCTGGGAGAAGTTCTGATCCCGATTGCCAAAGAAAACTACAAAGAGCTGGGCATCCAGTTTGAAGCAGAAATGATGGACTACAACGCCGTATTGGCACGGACGGAAAAAGGCGATCACGACCTCGCTTCGTTCTCAACCACGATGCTGATCGATCCAGATGACGGTGTAGACGCCTTCTCGACGAAAAAGGGTAAGAGCGGATTTACCGGAACGAATGGCTACTCCAATGCCAAAGTAGACGAATTGCTGGAAGCAGGCCTATCTACGCTGGACATCGAGAAGCGCAAAGCAATCTACAAAGATCTGTACAAAGAGTTGAGCGATGATCCACCGTACATCCTCCTCGGCTACCGCAAAATTTTGTCTGCGCACAACGGCAAGATCAAGGGCTTGGAGCCGAATCCGTTCACGGGCATTTCGACCAGCCTGCCTGGCATCAAAATCGAGTAA
- a CDS encoding phosphotransferase codes for MMDEKWTRLVHNMNPSAKLLRAWELKGGISAQVTALEMEIPDGKKKIVVVREHGQADLKRNPQIASDEFKLLQILKSADLPTPTPYHLEASSEIFPTPCLVIEFIEGQTVTKPADLSSYLKQAAEVLVRIHSVDASRLAGTYLPKQEEAITEKLYKRSAILDKSLDEGLIREVLESVWPLRQANAASLLHGDFWPGNTMWKEEKLAAVIDWEDAATGDPLSDLGNARLEILWAFGVEAMNDFTLCYQSGSKTLDYTQLPYWDLCAALRPASNLSDWGLEKSMEKTMRERHSLFVMQAFEKLGIPYKRHATYESFE; via the coding sequence ATGATGGATGAGAAATGGACACGCCTGGTACATAACATGAACCCGTCTGCCAAGCTCCTCCGTGCATGGGAGCTAAAAGGAGGGATTTCTGCACAGGTCACCGCGCTTGAAATGGAGATTCCTGACGGCAAGAAGAAAATAGTAGTCGTCCGCGAGCATGGTCAGGCTGACCTCAAGCGAAATCCGCAGATCGCATCAGATGAATTCAAACTTTTGCAAATACTGAAGTCCGCTGACTTGCCGACTCCAACGCCCTATCATCTCGAAGCATCCAGCGAGATATTTCCCACACCGTGCCTTGTCATCGAATTCATAGAAGGCCAGACAGTCACCAAACCAGCCGACTTATCCAGCTATCTAAAGCAAGCAGCTGAGGTGCTGGTTCGCATCCATTCGGTAGACGCTTCTAGGCTGGCTGGCACTTATTTGCCGAAACAAGAAGAAGCGATAACGGAAAAGCTCTACAAAAGATCTGCGATCCTGGACAAATCATTGGATGAGGGACTCATTCGCGAAGTGCTGGAGTCCGTTTGGCCGCTACGTCAAGCGAATGCAGCATCGCTTTTGCATGGCGATTTCTGGCCAGGAAATACGATGTGGAAGGAAGAGAAGCTGGCTGCAGTTATCGATTGGGAGGACGCTGCGACAGGCGACCCCTTGTCTGATCTCGGCAATGCCAGACTGGAGATTTTGTGGGCATTTGGAGTGGAGGCCATGAATGATTTTACCCTTTGCTATCAATCTGGCAGCAAGACTCTCGATTACACCCAGCTTCCGTACTGGGATTTGTGCGCTGCACTGCGGCCAGCCTCGAATCTATCTGATTGGGGATTGGAAAAGAGTATGGAGAAAACCATGCGCGAGCGACATTCTCTATTCGTGATGCAGGCATTTGAAAAACTAGGCATTCCGTATAAAAGACATGCCACTTATGAGAGCTTCGAATAA
- a CDS encoding VOC family protein, which produces MSVQAITTFFMFHGQAEEAMKFYTSIFDRSEIRQVLHHENGQVLHATFTLKDQTFMCIDNTNGDYHAFTPAISLFVDCDTEEEVDRVFGQLSADGQILMPLGQYPFSEKFGWVQDRYGLSWQIHLPKR; this is translated from the coding sequence TTGTCAGTGCAAGCTATCACTACGTTTTTCATGTTCCACGGACAAGCGGAAGAAGCGATGAAGTTTTACACTTCTATTTTTGATCGCTCCGAAATCAGGCAGGTATTGCATCACGAGAATGGACAAGTCCTGCACGCTACTTTCACCTTAAAAGACCAGACCTTTATGTGTATCGACAATACGAACGGTGACTATCATGCTTTTACTCCGGCGATTTCGTTGTTTGTGGACTGCGATACGGAGGAAGAGGTTGATCGGGTTTTCGGACAGCTTTCCGCAGATGGACAAATACTCATGCCGCTCGGGCAATATCCGTTCAGTGAAAAGTTCGGATGGGTTCAAGATCGTTACGGATTATCCTGGCAGATTCATTTACCGAAAAGATGA
- a CDS encoding DUF5710 domain-containing protein: MNSPFVEKDYAKSPGAKWDLEKKVWYIPDGA, from the coding sequence TTGAACAGTCCCTTTGTTGAGAAAGACTATGCAAAGAGTCCGGGGGCTAAATGGGACCTTGAGAAAAAAGTATGGTATATCCCGGATGGGGCATAG
- a CDS encoding metal-dependent hydrolase → MLNRNISFTWIGFGGFYIETSGNKKILIDPWIKNNPSCPETIKNIEKVDYIFLTHAHRDHAEDVVWLAQKTGASVLAGWELAFILQKKGVQNIVAINKGGTRQFEDIAVTAVHADHSSAFVDGDQILYGGEPMGYVIKFENGYTVYHAGDTNVFGDMALIAELYVPDLALLPIGDAYTMSPREAAKAVRLLNIKNVIPTHFGVFDFLTGRPSELSALLSDVKDLTVYDISPGDTIFINHNK, encoded by the coding sequence ATGTTAAACCGAAATATTTCTTTTACCTGGATTGGTTTTGGTGGATTTTATATAGAAACATCTGGAAATAAAAAAATACTTATTGATCCATGGATTAAAAACAATCCCTCCTGTCCCGAAACGATTAAAAACATAGAAAAAGTAGATTACATTTTTTTAACACATGCACATCGAGATCATGCTGAAGATGTCGTTTGGCTTGCGCAAAAAACAGGTGCCAGCGTATTGGCAGGCTGGGAACTGGCGTTTATTCTCCAGAAAAAAGGTGTTCAAAATATCGTTGCCATAAATAAAGGTGGAACTCGACAATTTGAAGATATAGCGGTTACTGCTGTACATGCAGACCATTCCTCGGCTTTCGTTGATGGTGATCAGATTCTCTATGGCGGGGAGCCTATGGGGTACGTAATCAAATTCGAAAATGGATACACTGTCTATCACGCTGGGGATACAAACGTATTTGGTGATATGGCTCTAATTGCTGAATTATACGTTCCAGACCTGGCATTATTGCCTATCGGTGATGCTTATACGATGTCCCCCAGAGAGGCTGCTAAGGCAGTCCGCCTGCTAAATATAAAAAATGTTATACCGACACATTTTGGCGTATTTGATTTTTTAACTGGTCGGCCAAGCGAACTCTCTGCTTTGCTTTCTGATGTTAAAGATTTAACAGTTTACGATATAAGTCCTGGTGATACTATTTTTATCAATCACAATAAATGA
- a CDS encoding carboxymuconolactone decarboxylase family protein, which translates to MAEIRYEVGSQVMNQVVGESGVHTREFLKGIAPDFERFLVEFPFGDIYSRPGLDLKSREIATVAALTALGYAIPQLKVHINGALNVGWTKEEIMEIMMQMAVYAGFPAALNGLNAAKEVFTARNL; encoded by the coding sequence ATGGCTGAAATAAGGTATGAAGTCGGTTCACAAGTAATGAATCAGGTTGTCGGAGAATCTGGTGTTCATACTCGCGAGTTTTTGAAAGGAATCGCGCCTGACTTTGAACGTTTTTTAGTTGAATTCCCATTTGGGGACATCTATAGCCGACCAGGATTGGACTTGAAATCTCGTGAGATTGCGACCGTTGCAGCCTTAACCGCTCTTGGGTACGCAATTCCTCAACTGAAAGTTCATATTAACGGTGCCTTAAATGTTGGATGGACAAAAGAAGAGATCATGGAAATAATGATGCAAATGGCCGTTTATGCTGGTTTCCCCGCCGCTTTAAATGGACTGAATGCAGCTAAGGAAGTTTTTACAGCTAGAAATTTATAA
- a CDS encoding MerR family transcriptional regulator — protein sequence MNIKEVAERTGLSAHTIRFYERSGLFPKIKRSQNGIREFRDSDVNFLIFMATLKKTGMSLEDISEFTKDGCILERLESGEMPKEPVRNRLSILMDHRNKLLEQQRNIELFINAVTLKISFYESYIEGTDNNEVEDFKDG from the coding sequence ATGAATATTAAAGAAGTTGCGGAAAGAACCGGACTTTCTGCACATACCATTCGATTTTATGAAAGAAGTGGGTTATTTCCTAAAATAAAGAGATCCCAAAATGGAATACGCGAATTTAGGGATTCTGATGTAAACTTTCTTATTTTCATGGCAACTCTCAAAAAAACAGGGATGTCACTTGAAGATATTTCGGAGTTCACAAAAGATGGCTGCATACTTGAACGTTTGGAATCCGGGGAGATGCCCAAAGAACCAGTTAGGAATCGACTTTCGATTCTTATGGATCATCGGAATAAGTTGCTCGAACAACAACGAAATATTGAATTATTTATAAATGCTGTAACTCTAAAAATTTCATTTTATGAGAGTTACATTGAAGGTACAGATAACAATGAAGTGGAGGATTTTAAAGATGGCTGA